One genomic window of Wenzhouxiangella sp. XN201 includes the following:
- a CDS encoding Glu/Leu/Phe/Val dehydrogenase, with protein MNLFETIHTTEHEQVIFCHQKDAGLKAIIAIHNTTLGPALGGMRMWPYATEQDALDDVLRLSRGMTYKAAVAGLNLGGGKSVIIGDPRQDKSEALFRAVGRFIDSLHGRYITAEDVGIDVNDMEYVFQETDNVVGVHQVHGGSGDPSPFTAFGTLQGIRASLQRQFGNEEIGKYSYAVQGVGHVGMELVKLLRKEDAKVFVTDINEEAVQAAVEMGCEAVGTDDIYDVDADVYSPTALGATVNEQTIPRFKFKIVCGAANNQLATEDCGDELERRGIIYAPDYAVNAGGLMNVSIEFEGYNRERAKRMTRAIYYNVSKIFQIAERDGIPTWKAADRMAAERIAMVGKLKLPFMGRAHRFPGRERGNH; from the coding sequence ATGAATCTGTTTGAAACCATCCACACGACCGAGCACGAGCAGGTCATCTTCTGTCATCAAAAGGATGCCGGCCTGAAGGCCATCATCGCCATCCACAACACCACGCTCGGACCGGCCCTCGGTGGCATGCGCATGTGGCCCTACGCGACCGAGCAGGATGCCCTCGACGATGTGCTGCGCCTGTCGCGTGGCATGACCTACAAGGCCGCAGTTGCCGGCCTCAACCTCGGCGGCGGCAAGTCGGTCATCATCGGTGATCCACGCCAGGACAAGTCAGAAGCGCTGTTCCGCGCCGTCGGTCGCTTCATCGATTCCCTGCACGGCCGCTATATCACGGCCGAAGATGTCGGTATCGATGTCAACGACATGGAGTACGTCTTCCAGGAAACCGACAACGTGGTCGGTGTTCACCAGGTCCACGGCGGTTCGGGCGACCCCTCGCCATTCACCGCCTTCGGCACCCTGCAGGGCATTCGCGCCAGCTTGCAGCGCCAGTTCGGCAACGAGGAAATCGGCAAGTACAGCTACGCCGTCCAGGGCGTGGGCCACGTCGGCATGGAGCTGGTCAAGCTGCTTCGCAAGGAAGATGCCAAGGTCTTTGTCACCGACATCAACGAGGAAGCCGTCCAGGCCGCCGTCGAGATGGGTTGCGAAGCGGTCGGTACCGACGATATTTACGACGTGGATGCCGACGTCTACTCACCCACCGCACTGGGCGCAACGGTCAACGAACAGACCATTCCGCGCTTCAAGTTCAAGATCGTGTGCGGTGCGGCCAACAACCAGCTTGCCACCGAGGATTGCGGCGACGAGCTGGAACGACGCGGCATAATCTACGCACCCGACTACGCGGTCAATGCCGGCGGGCTGATGAACGTTTCGATCGAGTTCGAAGGCTACAACCGCGAACGTGCCAAGCGCATGACCCGTGCCATCTACTACAACGTCTCGAAGATCTTCCAGATCGCCGAGCGCGACGGCATTCCGACCTGGAAGGCCGCCGACCGCATGGCCGCCGAACGCATCGCCATGGTCGGCAAGCTCAAGCTGCCCTTCATGGGCCGCGCACACCGCTTCCCGGGCCGTGAGCGCGGGAATCACTAG
- a CDS encoding isovaleryl-CoA dehydrogenase — protein MKLSEDIEMLRETVRRFAEESIAPRAEEIDRSNEFPQELWQELGEMGLLGITIPEQHGGSDMGYLAHLVAMEEISRASASIGLSYGAHSNLCLDNLCRNGSDTQREKFVPKLVSGEWVGALAMSEPGAGSDVVGSMSCRAEKKGDVWVANGSKMWITNGPECDVALVYMRTAGKDAGSKCMTAFLVEKDFDGFEKAQKLDKLGMRGSNTCELVFENCEIPEENVLGEVNDGVKILMSGLNSERLVLSGGPIGIMQAAMDNVLPYIAERKQFGRTLSDFGLMQAKIGDMYAALQSSRGFAYQVASDYDQGERSRIDAAACLLHASTSAVNVALEAIQALGGNGYINEYPTGRLLRDAKLYDIGAGTNEIRRMLIGRELAAGRS, from the coding sequence ATGAAGCTTTCCGAAGACATCGAAATGCTCAGAGAGACCGTCCGGCGCTTCGCCGAGGAGTCGATCGCCCCGCGCGCCGAGGAGATCGACCGGTCCAACGAGTTCCCGCAGGAGCTGTGGCAGGAACTGGGCGAGATGGGTCTTCTGGGCATCACCATTCCGGAGCAGCACGGTGGCTCGGATATGGGCTACCTGGCGCACCTGGTGGCGATGGAGGAAATCTCTCGGGCCTCGGCGTCCATAGGCCTGTCCTACGGCGCTCACTCCAACCTCTGCCTCGACAACCTCTGCCGCAACGGTAGCGATACCCAGCGCGAAAAATTCGTGCCGAAACTGGTCTCCGGTGAATGGGTCGGCGCACTGGCCATGTCCGAGCCCGGTGCGGGCTCGGACGTAGTCGGATCGATGAGCTGCCGGGCCGAGAAGAAAGGCGACGTGTGGGTCGCCAATGGCTCGAAGATGTGGATCACCAACGGCCCGGAGTGCGATGTCGCACTGGTCTACATGCGCACCGCCGGCAAGGATGCCGGCAGCAAATGCATGACCGCCTTCCTGGTCGAAAAGGACTTCGACGGGTTCGAGAAGGCCCAGAAACTCGACAAGCTCGGCATGCGCGGTTCCAATACTTGTGAGCTGGTGTTCGAGAACTGCGAGATTCCCGAAGAGAACGTGCTCGGCGAGGTCAACGACGGCGTGAAGATCCTGATGTCGGGGCTGAATTCCGAGCGCCTGGTGCTTTCGGGCGGACCGATCGGCATCATGCAGGCGGCTATGGACAACGTGCTGCCCTACATCGCCGAACGCAAGCAATTCGGGCGGACCCTGTCGGATTTCGGTCTGATGCAGGCCAAGATCGGCGACATGTACGCCGCCCTGCAATCCTCGCGCGGCTTCGCCTACCAGGTCGCCTCCGACTACGACCAGGGCGAGCGCTCGCGCATCGACGCCGCCGCCTGCCTGCTGCACGCCTCGACCAGCGCGGTCAACGTGGCACTGGAAGCCATCCAGGCCCTGGGTGGCAACGGCTACATCAACGAATACCCAACCGGTCGGCTGCTCAGGGATGCCAAGCTCTACGACATCGGCGCCGGCACCAACGAGATTCGCCGCATGCTCATCGGCCGCGAACTCGCCGCTGGCCGTAGTTGA
- a CDS encoding SLC13 family permease: MTVEIGLVFLIIGIALYLFASEKFPLDVTAFLILVSVTAIPLLFHSDWLLERGIDLQSAFPTVREGLSGLSSPATVTVLAMFILSAGVQRSGLIHRLGKLLAPWMSGPEWRQITIIALLVGPVSGLINNTAAVAVAIPLVLDMAKRSGSQASRLLLPLSFLAMMGGTLTLVGTSTNLLASSLLAESEAFGREIGMFEFTHLGLIVLATGLIYFLFIGRWLMPERDRIQVHDTDEESFIFEVQVRSGSNLVGKSIREAGFDERTGTEAVRLVRDEHSHIKRAATTRLKVNDILHLRGNRRQVADLIKSDDVEVLSNFGQARRVRSDGHLTRLLLRNDRVFENTPGREVDFWQRYQARVVGLEVESVDSQRLAEERLTVGEIVLVQVSSTAHDRLRRHPDVVVLDTFEDDFDTARMWSAGLVVAGVILAATLTPLPIVITALIGVVAMFFCGCLTREDLYSGVSWNVIFLLAGVIPLGIAMTKSGAAEWLATMLATNASGWHPLLVLMALYLITTVLTEMVSNNASVVILVPVAISVASQLAMPIFPVVLIVMFAASTSFLSPVGYQTNTMIYGTGLYRFTDFAKVGAPLNLILMVVTSTSIYWLWPV, translated from the coding sequence ATGACCGTCGAGATCGGGCTCGTCTTCCTCATCATCGGCATCGCGCTGTACCTGTTCGCCAGCGAGAAGTTTCCGCTCGACGTCACCGCTTTCCTGATTCTGGTTTCCGTCACCGCGATTCCGCTGCTTTTCCACTCCGATTGGCTCCTCGAGCGCGGCATCGACCTGCAGTCGGCATTCCCGACCGTGCGCGAGGGACTTTCGGGGCTTTCGTCACCGGCCACGGTGACGGTTTTGGCGATGTTCATTCTTTCCGCCGGCGTCCAGCGTTCGGGGCTGATTCACCGCCTCGGCAAGCTTCTGGCCCCCTGGATGAGCGGGCCGGAATGGCGTCAGATCACGATCATCGCGCTGCTGGTCGGACCGGTCTCGGGGCTGATCAACAACACTGCCGCGGTTGCGGTGGCCATTCCACTCGTGCTCGATATGGCCAAGCGTTCGGGCTCACAGGCCTCCCGCCTGCTGCTGCCGCTGAGCTTCCTGGCCATGATGGGGGGTACGCTGACCCTGGTCGGCACCTCGACTAACTTGCTGGCTTCTTCGCTGCTGGCCGAATCCGAGGCATTTGGCCGCGAGATCGGCATGTTCGAGTTCACGCATCTGGGGTTGATCGTTCTGGCGACCGGCCTGATCTATTTCCTGTTCATCGGCCGCTGGCTGATGCCTGAGCGCGACCGCATACAGGTTCACGACACGGACGAAGAAAGCTTCATCTTTGAAGTGCAGGTCCGTTCTGGCAGCAACCTGGTTGGCAAGAGCATCAGAGAGGCGGGCTTCGACGAACGCACCGGCACCGAGGCCGTCCGACTGGTGCGCGACGAACACTCGCATATCAAACGCGCGGCGACAACGCGGCTCAAGGTGAACGACATCCTGCACCTGCGCGGCAACCGTCGGCAGGTCGCCGATCTGATCAAGTCGGATGATGTCGAAGTGCTGTCGAATTTTGGCCAGGCGCGGCGCGTCCGTTCCGACGGCCACCTGACGCGCCTTTTGCTGCGCAACGATCGAGTGTTCGAGAACACACCGGGCCGTGAAGTTGATTTCTGGCAACGCTACCAGGCCCGCGTGGTTGGACTGGAGGTCGAGTCGGTCGACTCACAGCGCCTGGCCGAAGAGCGGCTGACTGTGGGAGAGATCGTGCTGGTCCAGGTCTCCTCGACCGCGCATGATCGCCTGCGCCGCCACCCCGACGTGGTCGTCCTCGATACCTTCGAGGACGATTTCGATACCGCTCGCATGTGGTCGGCCGGCCTGGTCGTCGCCGGTGTGATTCTGGCGGCCACACTCACACCGCTGCCGATTGTCATTACCGCGCTGATCGGCGTGGTGGCCATGTTCTTCTGCGGCTGCCTGACGCGAGAGGATCTCTACTCGGGCGTGTCCTGGAACGTCATTTTTCTGCTTGCCGGCGTGATTCCGCTTGGCATCGCCATGACCAAGTCGGGTGCGGCCGAATGGCTGGCCACGATGCTGGCCACGAATGCCAGCGGCTGGCATCCCCTGCTTGTACTCATGGCCCTGTACCTGATCACCACCGTGTTGACCGAAATGGTCAGCAACAATGCTTCGGTGGTGATCCTGGTGCCGGTGGCCATCAGTGTCGCCAGCCAGTTGGCCATGCCGATTTTTCCCGTCGTGCTGATCGTGATGTTCGCCGCCTCGACCAGCTTCCTGTCCCCGGTCGGCTACCAGACCAACACCATGATCTATGGTACCGGGCTTTACCGTTTTACCGACTTTGCCAAGGTCGGTGCGCCACTCAACCTGATACTGATGGTGGTCACCAGCACTTCGATCTACTGGCTATGGCCCGTGTGA
- a CDS encoding S8 family serine peptidase has translation MKRQLIPIALCLAFAGHAQADVAIDPLLQQNMDAGECPCEVIVTFEKRNDLSQLDVLGLSALKLEVLPMAGLTLSNAEIDLVSGLSGVESIYFNAPLEYFNYNSGQITDGHLMHDTLDIKGRGVTIAVLDSGVDATHPDLEFGTKTIENVKIIGDLGLLGGQTLYAEGQLNTDTSSGHGTHVAGTVGGTGEVSADDPRRPYALAGIAPESDIVGLGAGEAIAILYALIGFDYAIGNQERLGIDIITNSWGATGGPEFDPNNPINKASYEAYRRGMVVLFAAGNDGAEDTVNPYALAPWAISVAAGTQDAQLADFSSRGVPDHPYKHPDITAPGSTITSTRAVNTPLPLLGPVLDPEYYTYYATMSGTSMATPFVAGTAAVLLEANPMLSPDQVLDILMESADPMFGYEFHEVGAGHINVLNAAVLAQETDGERIEFLEGQSRWSASGEWNRIDDTDSRLALSGKWRSRSHDSAEGGSVQWIDSRRGGHVFGRFSGDTLQLPLPRDKQGGVADVYIDDHFHGRVSYFDDVTTMAARAFSGLGAGIHTVELIPIDGRTYFDGFRIPGELFDIDAELVEETTVYTGTMGPSAENVSVEMIDFEVEPGTIRIEGILDWDVFADLDLRLYDPSGQEVASAASLEQPEIAVADISEAGTYTWVIEGYISVLTNYTLESTETSVRIAD, from the coding sequence ATGAAACGCCAATTGATTCCAATCGCCCTGTGCCTGGCCTTCGCCGGTCATGCCCAGGCCGATGTTGCGATCGACCCCTTATTGCAGCAAAACATGGATGCCGGCGAGTGTCCATGCGAGGTCATTGTCACGTTCGAAAAACGTAACGACCTGAGCCAGCTCGACGTGCTTGGCCTCTCGGCGCTCAAGCTCGAAGTGCTGCCCATGGCCGGCCTGACGCTGAGTAACGCCGAAATCGATCTGGTCTCCGGGTTGAGCGGCGTCGAAAGCATCTACTTCAACGCCCCGCTGGAGTACTTCAACTACAACTCCGGACAGATCACCGACGGCCACCTGATGCACGATACGCTCGATATCAAAGGTCGTGGGGTGACCATTGCCGTGCTGGATTCGGGCGTGGACGCAACCCATCCCGATCTCGAGTTCGGCACCAAGACGATCGAGAACGTCAAGATCATCGGCGACCTGGGCCTGCTGGGCGGGCAGACTCTCTACGCCGAAGGCCAGCTCAATACCGACACCAGTTCGGGACACGGAACGCATGTCGCCGGAACGGTGGGTGGCACGGGTGAAGTCTCGGCAGATGATCCTCGGCGGCCGTATGCGCTGGCCGGCATCGCCCCGGAGTCCGACATTGTGGGACTCGGTGCCGGTGAAGCCATCGCCATTCTTTACGCGCTGATCGGCTTCGACTATGCCATCGGCAACCAGGAACGACTGGGCATCGACATCATTACAAATTCCTGGGGTGCCACCGGCGGGCCCGAATTCGACCCCAACAATCCGATCAACAAGGCCTCCTACGAAGCGTATCGCCGAGGTATGGTCGTGCTGTTTGCCGCCGGGAACGACGGTGCCGAAGACACGGTCAACCCGTATGCGCTGGCGCCGTGGGCGATCAGCGTGGCAGCTGGTACCCAGGACGCCCAACTGGCCGATTTTTCCAGCCGGGGCGTGCCGGATCACCCTTACAAACACCCCGACATCACCGCGCCAGGCTCGACCATTACCTCGACACGTGCAGTCAATACGCCGCTTCCCCTGCTGGGCCCGGTGCTGGACCCCGAGTACTACACCTATTACGCGACAATGAGCGGTACCAGCATGGCCACGCCCTTTGTCGCCGGCACGGCCGCCGTGCTGCTCGAGGCCAATCCCATGCTTTCGCCCGACCAGGTGCTCGACATCCTCATGGAAAGCGCCGACCCGATGTTCGGCTACGAGTTTCACGAGGTGGGTGCCGGACATATCAATGTCCTCAATGCGGCCGTCCTGGCCCAGGAAACCGACGGCGAGCGCATCGAGTTTCTCGAGGGGCAGTCTCGTTGGTCGGCCAGCGGCGAATGGAACCGGATCGACGATACCGATTCGCGCCTGGCGCTTTCCGGAAAGTGGCGCAGCCGCAGCCATGATTCGGCCGAGGGCGGCAGCGTGCAATGGATCGATTCCCGCCGCGGGGGGCATGTTTTTGGACGTTTTTCGGGCGACACCTTGCAGCTTCCTCTGCCGCGCGACAAGCAGGGCGGTGTGGCTGATGTCTATATCGACGACCATTTCCATGGCCGGGTCAGTTACTTCGACGATGTCACGACCATGGCAGCGCGTGCATTCTCCGGTCTGGGTGCGGGTATTCACACCGTCGAGCTGATTCCGATCGACGGACGGACCTATTTCGATGGGTTCAGGATTCCCGGTGAATTGTTCGATATCGATGCCGAGTTGGTCGAGGAGACCACGGTGTACACGGGCACCATGGGGCCATCAGCCGAGAATGTGTCGGTCGAAATGATCGACTTCGAGGTTGAGCCGGGCACTATTCGGATCGAAGGAATTCTTGACTGGGACGTGTTCGCCGACCTGGATCTGCGACTCTACGACCCCAGCGGCCAGGAAGTCGCCTCGGCGGCATCGCTGGAACAGCCTGAAATCGCCGTGGCCGATATCAGCGAAGCCGGAACCTACACCTGGGTTATCGAGGGCTATATCAGCGTGCTTACCAACTACACCCTGGAGAGTACCGAGACCTCGGTAAGGATCGCCGACTGA
- a CDS encoding acetyl-CoA C-acyltransferase: MTDSIVIVSARRTAVGSFQGQFAPVKSPELGAAAIQAALSDAGIRGEDVSEVIMGCVLPAGVGQAPARQASLGAGVPVSTGCTTINKVCGSGMKAVMQGADALLAGSADIVVAGGMESMTNAPYMAERGLRMGHAKFLDHMFFDGLQNPYDGQMMGQFGEQCVAKYGFTRDAQDAFSKASVERALAAIESDAFAAEITPVTVKTRKGEVEVSTDEEPANCPVDKMPKLRPAFAKDGTITAASSSKISDGAAATVLMRESDAESRGAKPLARIVAHATHSQEPEWFTTAPVGAISKVLDKAGWKAEEVDLFEINEAFAAVTMAAMTELELPHEKVNVNGGACALGHPIGASGARILVTLIHALKNRGGKRGIASLCIGGGEATAIAIELV, translated from the coding sequence ATGACCGATTCCATTGTCATCGTTTCCGCCCGTCGTACCGCTGTCGGCTCCTTCCAGGGCCAGTTTGCACCGGTCAAGTCGCCCGAGTTGGGTGCGGCCGCCATCCAGGCGGCGCTGAGCGACGCCGGGATCCGCGGCGAGGATGTCTCCGAAGTCATCATGGGCTGCGTGCTGCCGGCTGGCGTCGGGCAGGCACCGGCCCGCCAGGCCTCCCTCGGTGCCGGCGTACCGGTCAGCACCGGCTGCACCACCATCAACAAGGTCTGTGGATCGGGCATGAAGGCCGTCATGCAGGGCGCCGACGCGCTGCTGGCCGGCTCGGCCGATATCGTGGTTGCCGGGGGCATGGAGTCGATGACCAACGCGCCCTACATGGCCGAGCGCGGCCTGCGCATGGGCCATGCCAAATTCCTCGACCACATGTTCTTCGACGGCCTGCAGAACCCCTATGACGGCCAGATGATGGGCCAGTTCGGCGAGCAGTGCGTGGCCAAGTACGGCTTCACCCGCGACGCGCAGGACGCCTTTTCCAAAGCCTCGGTCGAGCGCGCCCTGGCGGCGATCGAATCCGACGCCTTCGCCGCCGAGATCACGCCGGTGACGGTCAAGACCCGCAAGGGCGAGGTCGAGGTCAGCACCGACGAAGAACCGGCCAACTGCCCGGTCGACAAGATGCCCAAGCTGCGCCCGGCCTTTGCCAAGGACGGCACCATCACCGCCGCCAGCTCCTCGAAAATATCCGACGGTGCGGCCGCCACGGTCCTGATGCGCGAGTCCGATGCCGAATCCCGCGGCGCCAAGCCGCTGGCACGCATCGTTGCCCATGCCACGCACTCACAGGAACCGGAATGGTTCACCACGGCCCCGGTCGGCGCCATCTCGAAGGTGCTCGACAAGGCTGGCTGGAAGGCCGAGGAAGTCGACCTGTTCGAGATCAACGAGGCCTTCGCTGCCGTCACCATGGCAGCCATGACCGAACTCGAGCTGCCGCACGAGAAGGTCAACGTCAACGGTGGCGCCTGCGCTCTGGGCCATCCGATCGGCGCCAGCGGTGCACGCATCCTGGTGACGCTCATCCACGCCTTGAAAAACCGCGGCGGCAAGCGCGGCATTGCCAGCCTGTGCATCGGCGGTGGCGAGGCCACGGCAATTGCCATCGAACTCGTTTGA
- a CDS encoding hydroxymethylglutaryl-CoA lyase has product MTDKVTIVEVGPRDGLQNESYTIPTQVKIELIERLADSGLGVIEATSFVAAPAIPQLADAEEVFERLERRSGVRYPVLVPNEKGYERARKVGAEEVAVFSAASEAFNQRNINCSIAESLERFAPVLARAREDGVRVRGYVSTVLGCPYQGDVPVADVVRVAEALFDAGCAEISLGDTIGVGTPNKAREMLETVARSVPMEQLAVHFHDTYGQALANIYTCLDAGVRVVDSSVAGLGGCPYARGATGNVATEDVVYMLHGLGLETGVDLMQLARVGDWIAGELDRPRSKTGQAILKRS; this is encoded by the coding sequence ATGACTGACAAGGTCACCATTGTCGAGGTCGGGCCGCGTGACGGGCTCCAGAACGAGTCCTACACGATTCCGACGCAGGTCAAGATCGAGCTGATCGAGCGCCTGGCCGATTCGGGCCTGGGCGTCATCGAGGCGACGAGCTTCGTCGCCGCCCCCGCCATTCCGCAACTGGCCGATGCCGAGGAAGTCTTCGAGCGCCTCGAGCGGAGATCGGGCGTACGTTACCCGGTCCTCGTGCCCAACGAGAAGGGATACGAGCGTGCCCGAAAGGTGGGCGCCGAAGAAGTGGCCGTATTTTCCGCCGCTTCCGAGGCCTTCAATCAGCGAAACATCAACTGCTCGATTGCCGAATCGCTGGAACGTTTTGCACCCGTACTGGCCCGTGCCCGGGAAGACGGGGTGCGCGTGCGCGGCTATGTCTCCACCGTACTGGGCTGTCCCTATCAGGGTGACGTGCCGGTTGCCGACGTGGTGCGGGTGGCGGAGGCTCTGTTCGACGCCGGCTGTGCCGAAATTTCCCTGGGCGACACGATCGGCGTCGGCACGCCGAACAAGGCGCGTGAAATGCTCGAAACCGTCGCCCGCTCGGTCCCGATGGAACAGCTCGCCGTTCACTTCCACGATACATACGGCCAGGCCCTGGCCAACATTTACACCTGCCTGGACGCAGGCGTGCGCGTGGTCGACTCCTCGGTGGCCGGCCTCGGCGGCTGTCCCTACGCCCGCGGCGCGACCGGTAACGTCGCCACCGAGGACGTCGTTTACATGCTCCACGGTCTGGGCCTGGAAACTGGCGTCGACCTGATGCAACTCGCCCGAGTCGGCGACTGGATCGCCGGCGAACTCGACCGGCCCCGCTCAAAGACGGGCCAGGCGATCCTCAAGCGGAGTTAG
- a CDS encoding GxxExxY protein, which translates to MNRSELEGLARETVDCVFKVHSALGPGLLESAYQACLAHELQKRGYRVATEVLLPLRYDGLEIEKAFRVDMLVHDTVLIENKVTQEVLPVHKSQVFTYLKLTGLQLGLLINWNTRLIKHGISRVVNNL; encoded by the coding sequence ATGAATCGATCGGAACTGGAAGGTCTTGCGAGAGAGACAGTGGACTGTGTATTCAAGGTGCACAGCGCTCTTGGGCCTGGTCTACTGGAGTCGGCTTATCAGGCATGCTTGGCGCATGAGCTCCAAAAACGCGGGTACAGGGTTGCTACAGAAGTTCTGCTCCCACTGCGTTACGACGGACTGGAGATCGAAAAAGCATTTCGGGTGGACATGCTGGTCCATGACACTGTTCTAATCGAGAACAAAGTGACGCAAGAGGTTCTGCCGGTTCACAAATCTCAGGTCTTTACCTACTTGAAATTGACGGGCCTTCAGTTAGGACTCTTAATCAATTGGAATACACGACTCATCAAGCACGGCATTTCTCGCGTCGTCAATAACCTGTAG
- a CDS encoding SDR family NAD(P)-dependent oxidoreductase: MDTNKIKAVITGGVSGLGLAVAEHFVSLGGKVALLDVNEDKAAEAVGKLGEEKAKFFKTDVTSESQVEQVLSDAKDWLGEINVTVNCAGILGAGRVLGREAPMPLNIFSQTVMVNLVGSFNVGKAAANLMQHNEPNDDGERGVIINTASVAAYEGQIGQAAYSASKGGVVGMTLPMAREFTRFGVRVMTIAPGVFHTPMVDVMPEKVQQALGESIPFPKRLGKPEEFARLAAHIVENAYFNGTTLRLDGAVRLEPK; encoded by the coding sequence ATGGATACCAACAAGATCAAAGCCGTCATCACCGGCGGCGTATCGGGCCTGGGCCTTGCCGTGGCCGAGCACTTCGTTTCGCTCGGTGGGAAAGTCGCCCTGCTCGACGTTAACGAAGACAAGGCCGCTGAGGCCGTTGGCAAGCTCGGGGAGGAGAAGGCAAAGTTCTTCAAGACCGACGTCACCAGCGAATCGCAGGTCGAACAGGTCCTGTCGGATGCGAAGGACTGGCTTGGCGAAATCAACGTCACCGTCAACTGTGCCGGCATCCTGGGTGCCGGCCGCGTGCTCGGTCGCGAAGCCCCCATGCCGCTCAATATCTTCTCGCAGACGGTCATGGTCAACCTGGTCGGCAGCTTCAATGTAGGCAAGGCCGCGGCCAACCTGATGCAGCACAATGAGCCCAACGATGATGGCGAGCGCGGTGTGATCATCAACACGGCGTCGGTGGCCGCCTATGAAGGACAGATCGGCCAGGCCGCCTATTCCGCCTCCAAGGGCGGCGTGGTCGGCATGACCTTGCCGATGGCACGCGAGTTTACCCGTTTCGGCGTTCGCGTGATGACCATCGCGCCGGGCGTCTTCCACACCCCGATGGTCGATGTGATGCCCGAGAAAGTGCAGCAGGCCCTGGGCGAGTCGATTCCCTTCCCCAAGCGACTCGGCAAGCCGGAGGAGTTCGCCCGCCTGGCCGCGCACATCGTCGAAAACGCCTACTTCAACGGCACGACCCTGCGTCTCGACGGTGCCGTGCGTCTGGAGCCCAAGTAA
- a CDS encoding mechanosensitive ion channel domain-containing protein, translated as MESLQEWYANLETAQILAIAWKVIGALLIFIIGRWVAKAIAALARKTLSKRQLDAMLIAFLGTILYGLLLLCVILASISYLGVSVTPMIAILGGAALAVGLALQNSLSNFASGVMLVGFRPFTKGHFVEAGGVSGTVERVGLFHSHLVTPDNRSVIVPNSEITSSPITNYSAFETRRCDLLIGVGYGDDLKVARDTIWKVITDHDKVLKDPEPAILVMDLADSSVNFAVRPWVLTSDYWVVRSELLEKIKTELEAAGCSIPFPQRTIHHLNETPARTGTNSD; from the coding sequence ATGGAAAGCTTGCAAGAGTGGTACGCCAACCTCGAAACGGCGCAGATCCTGGCGATCGCCTGGAAGGTGATCGGTGCACTGCTGATTTTCATCATTGGCCGCTGGGTCGCCAAGGCCATCGCCGCGCTGGCACGCAAGACCCTGAGCAAGCGTCAACTCGATGCCATGCTGATTGCTTTCCTTGGCACCATCCTCTACGGTCTGCTGCTGCTGTGCGTCATTCTGGCTTCCATCAGCTACCTTGGCGTCTCCGTAACGCCAATGATCGCGATCCTTGGTGGCGCCGCCCTGGCTGTCGGCCTGGCGCTGCAGAACAGCCTGTCGAACTTCGCTTCCGGGGTGATGCTGGTCGGGTTCAGGCCCTTCACCAAGGGGCACTTCGTCGAGGCCGGTGGCGTGTCGGGCACGGTCGAGCGTGTCGGTCTTTTTCATTCGCATCTGGTCACGCCGGACAATCGAAGCGTGATCGTGCCCAACAGCGAGATCACTTCCAGCCCGATCACCAACTACTCGGCCTTTGAAACACGCCGCTGCGACCTGCTGATCGGCGTAGGTTACGGTGATGATCTCAAGGTCGCGCGAGACACTATTTGGAAGGTGATCACCGACCACGATAAGGTACTCAAGGATCCCGAACCGGCCATCCTGGTCATGGACCTGGCCGATTCCAGCGTCAACTTCGCAGTGAGGCCATGGGTGCTGACTTCCGATTACTGGGTCGTGCGCAGCGAGCTGCTCGAAAAGATCAAGACCGAACTCGAAGCCGCCGGCTGCTCGATCCCGTTCCCCCAGAGAACGATCCATCATCTCAACGAAACCCCAGCCAGGACCGGGACCAACTCGGACTGA